In Stenotrophomonas sp. ESTM1D_MKCIP4_1, a single genomic region encodes these proteins:
- a CDS encoding TonB-dependent receptor, translating to MHRFPRSTLFTALGTCLLMPVLASAQDTAPATTTGEGQQQAQTLDAVSVVGIRGSLEASRDLKRDSAQIVDAIVADDIGKLPDTNVAESLGRVAGVQLERGMGEGSDILVRGLKENVLLYNGRQIVDATGRGGNGLDQLATSTYGLLSLVPSELISRLEVTKLAGADQLSGGLGGIVDIHTRQPLSGDAEQNVVSVAGTYDEMADAWGHNAFGLVSRRSEDRRFGALVSATYGRRNVVQQGLDTFSGYARYTDPASPGTTRFGSTDMRAQNIDDDRTKVGVSTVLQWRPSDGVELTWDTFYSRQKAERDRYWIAFNPSAGLTNAVYSEHDILLAGRSTGTVLLNSEAADIDSDTISSALRASFRVGERLDGSVELDWGRSTAKYDQRYMRLAPMAGLTSVTDFDLRSGNFGSFNVSGVDVTDPAQWRMTIMFDNYWRARTDSRALRSDWSLAFDDGPLRSLDFGARFSRLESLQDPLRADIRPAGGIPVTQMAPYIRVYSNNDFLPGEFSGLPRDYLGAFRSTFGGCESFTTVPQISQNPQCLDPRNNALAYAATFRVDEDFLEAYAKLNWDTEVSGMALGGNVGVRFVGRDLSSRGNLISGNGTLTPSTFDRDDREVLPSAVAKLQITDSLVLRGGAAKVVAFPNTEDLNNGVTLNNNAVFDGNGVQTSPGTGSGGAPDLDPFKATQYDLSLEWYYGGQGLLSAGLFYKDVSTFIVQRQSAETYNNINYLVLRKINGDKAKVKGVELLAQVPFSGMLDGFGVVATYTWIDSETPITDINGNAMTFPGLSKNNANLIGYYENGPFGIRVAYNWRDEYLVGLSSAATGIFNDTYKDLSASMSYDFSDRLSLKVEANNLLDSEQRTFDGYDEGLRTNVVFGRSYKASLTYRF from the coding sequence ATGCATCGTTTTCCACGTTCGACCTTGTTCACCGCTCTGGGGACCTGCCTGCTGATGCCCGTGCTGGCATCGGCGCAGGACACGGCCCCGGCCACCACCACCGGCGAGGGCCAGCAGCAGGCGCAGACCCTCGACGCCGTCAGCGTCGTCGGCATCCGCGGCAGCCTGGAAGCCTCGCGTGATCTGAAACGCGACTCGGCTCAGATTGTCGATGCGATCGTCGCTGACGACATCGGCAAGCTGCCGGACACCAATGTGGCCGAATCGCTCGGCCGCGTGGCCGGTGTGCAGCTGGAACGCGGCATGGGCGAGGGCAGCGACATCCTGGTGCGCGGCCTGAAGGAAAACGTGCTGCTCTACAACGGGCGGCAGATCGTCGATGCCACCGGCCGCGGCGGCAACGGCCTGGACCAGCTGGCCACGTCGACCTACGGCCTGCTCTCGCTGGTGCCGTCAGAACTGATCTCACGGCTGGAAGTGACCAAGCTGGCCGGTGCCGACCAGCTCAGCGGTGGCCTCGGCGGGATTGTCGACATCCACACCCGCCAGCCACTGTCCGGCGATGCCGAGCAGAACGTGGTGAGCGTGGCTGGCACCTACGACGAAATGGCCGATGCCTGGGGTCACAATGCCTTTGGCCTGGTATCGCGGCGCAGCGAGGACCGGCGTTTCGGCGCGCTGGTCTCGGCCACCTACGGTCGCCGCAACGTCGTGCAGCAGGGCCTGGACACCTTCTCCGGCTACGCCCGCTACACCGACCCCGCCAGCCCGGGCACCACACGTTTCGGCAGCACCGACATGCGCGCGCAGAACATTGACGACGACCGCACCAAGGTCGGGGTCAGCACCGTGCTGCAGTGGCGCCCCAGCGATGGCGTCGAGCTGACATGGGATACCTTCTACTCACGGCAGAAGGCCGAGCGCGACCGCTACTGGATCGCCTTCAATCCATCGGCCGGCCTGACCAACGCGGTTTATTCCGAACACGACATCCTGCTGGCTGGCCGTTCCACCGGCACCGTTCTGCTCAACTCCGAAGCGGCGGATATCGACTCGGACACGATCTCCAGTGCGCTGCGCGCCAGCTTCCGCGTAGGCGAGCGGCTGGACGGTTCGGTGGAACTGGACTGGGGCCGATCCACCGCCAAGTACGACCAGCGCTACATGCGCCTGGCGCCGATGGCCGGGCTGACCTCGGTGACCGACTTCGACCTGCGCAGTGGCAACTTCGGCAGCTTCAACGTCAGCGGCGTGGATGTGACAGATCCGGCGCAGTGGCGCATGACCATCATGTTCGACAACTACTGGCGGGCCAGGACCGATTCGCGCGCGCTGCGCAGCGATTGGAGTCTGGCGTTCGATGATGGTCCGCTGCGCTCGCTGGATTTCGGCGCCCGCTTCAGCCGGCTGGAGAGTCTGCAGGATCCGCTACGTGCGGATATCCGTCCGGCCGGTGGCATCCCGGTCACGCAGATGGCGCCGTACATCCGCGTCTACAGCAACAATGATTTCCTGCCCGGCGAATTCAGCGGCCTGCCGCGCGACTACCTTGGCGCTTTCCGCAGTACCTTCGGTGGCTGCGAGAGCTTCACCACGGTGCCGCAGATCTCGCAGAACCCGCAGTGCCTGGACCCGCGCAACAACGCGCTGGCCTACGCCGCCACGTTCCGTGTGGACGAGGACTTCCTGGAGGCTTATGCCAAGCTCAACTGGGATACCGAAGTGAGCGGCATGGCACTGGGCGGCAACGTCGGCGTGCGCTTCGTCGGCCGCGACCTGAGCTCGCGTGGCAACCTGATCAGTGGCAACGGCACGCTTACCCCGTCCACCTTCGACCGCGACGACCGTGAAGTCCTGCCCTCGGCCGTGGCCAAGCTGCAGATCACCGACAGCCTGGTGCTGCGCGGTGGTGCGGCCAAGGTGGTGGCCTTCCCCAACACCGAAGACCTCAACAATGGCGTGACCCTCAACAACAATGCGGTGTTCGATGGCAACGGCGTGCAGACCTCGCCGGGCACCGGCAGCGGCGGCGCACCCGACCTGGATCCGTTCAAGGCCACCCAGTACGACCTGTCGCTGGAGTGGTACTACGGTGGCCAGGGCCTGCTTTCGGCCGGCCTGTTCTACAAGGACGTGTCGACGTTCATCGTGCAGCGGCAGAGCGCGGAAACCTACAACAACATCAACTACCTGGTGCTGCGCAAGATCAACGGCGACAAGGCCAAGGTGAAGGGCGTGGAGCTGCTGGCCCAGGTGCCGTTCAGCGGCATGCTCGATGGCTTCGGCGTGGTCGCCACCTATACGTGGATCGACTCGGAAACGCCGATCACCGACATCAACGGCAACGCCATGACCTTCCCCGGGCTGTCGAAGAACAACGCCAACCTGATCGGCTACTACGAGAACGGCCCGTTCGGCATCCGCGTGGCCTACAACTGGCGCGATGAGTATCTGGTTGGCCTGTCCAGCGCCGCCACCGGCATCTTCAACGACACCTACAAGGATCTGTCGGCGTCGATGAGCTACGATTTCAGCGACCGCCTGTCGTTGAAGGTGGAAGCCAACAACCTGCTGGACAGCGAGCAGCGCACCTTCGACGGCTACGACGAGGGCCTGCGTACCAACGTGGTGTTCGGCCGCTCGTACAAGGCCAGCCTTACCTACCGGTTCTGA
- the rpmG gene encoding 50S ribosomal protein L33 — MMAGKRDKVRMISTAGTGHFYTTDKNKKNTPGKMEFSKYDPVVRKHVPYKEGKIK; from the coding sequence ATCATGGCAGGCAAGCGCGATAAGGTCCGTATGATTTCGACCGCCGGTACCGGTCACTTCTACACGACCGACAAGAACAAGAAGAACACCCCGGGGAAGATGGAATTCTCCAAGTACGATCCGGTCGTGCGCAAGCACGTCCCGTACAAGGAAGGCAAGATCAAGTAA
- the rpmB gene encoding 50S ribosomal protein L28: protein MSRVCQVSGKRVQTGNNVSHANNKTRRRFLPNLHERRFWVASENRWVKLRVSAHALRTIDKNGIDSVLAELRARGEKV from the coding sequence ATGTCCCGCGTATGCCAGGTTTCCGGCAAGCGAGTGCAGACGGGTAACAACGTCTCGCACGCCAACAACAAGACCCGTCGTCGTTTCCTGCCCAACCTGCACGAGCGCCGCTTCTGGGTTGCCAGCGAGAACCGCTGGGTGAAGCTTCGTGTTTCCGCGCATGCACTGCGCACCATCGACAAGAACGGCATCGATTCCGTTCTGGCTGAGCTGCGTGCGCGCGGCGAAAAGGTCTGA
- a CDS encoding SDR family oxidoreductase: MGNDAMQGEWQGRHVWVSGAASGIGAAVLAQLQAQGAQVLALDRDPVPAATTQVRADLADAGAVDAALAPHLGQPLDALIHCAGWCPPADTWADDDVLWQQVHAVNVLGARRLMRHGLAGLRANGGGSIVLLSSINARYATPGLAAYAASKAALESLARTAALELADEHIRVNAIAPASVDTPMLQGSFARSNDPAAARARNVQRHPLQRLGTATDAAELALFLASPRSGWITGAVVPLDGGAGVTRR, encoded by the coding sequence ATGGGCAACGACGCAATGCAGGGTGAGTGGCAAGGCCGGCATGTCTGGGTGAGCGGGGCGGCCAGTGGCATCGGCGCGGCGGTGCTGGCGCAGCTGCAGGCACAGGGGGCGCAGGTGCTGGCACTGGATCGGGATCCGGTTCCAGCAGCGACCACGCAGGTACGGGCCGACCTGGCCGATGCCGGTGCGGTCGATGCCGCGCTGGCACCACACCTGGGCCAGCCGCTGGACGCGCTGATCCACTGCGCGGGCTGGTGCCCGCCGGCCGACACCTGGGCGGACGATGATGTGCTCTGGCAGCAGGTGCATGCGGTGAACGTGTTGGGTGCGCGCCGGCTGATGCGCCATGGGTTGGCTGGCCTGCGTGCGAATGGAGGCGGCAGCATCGTGCTGCTGTCTTCAATCAACGCCCGCTATGCCACGCCCGGGCTGGCGGCCTATGCAGCGTCCAAGGCCGCGCTGGAGTCGCTGGCGCGTACCGCTGCGCTGGAACTTGCAGATGAGCACATCCGGGTCAACGCGATCGCACCAGCATCGGTGGATACACCGATGCTGCAGGGGTCGTTCGCGCGCAGCAATGATCCGGCGGCGGCCCGCGCACGCAACGTGCAGCGGCACCCACTGCAGCGCCTGGGTACCGCCACCGATGCCGCAGAGCTTGCGCTGTTCCTGGCATCGCCGCGCAGCGGCTGGATCACGGGTGCGGTGGTACCGCTGGACGGTGGCGCCGGGGTGACGCGCCGATGA
- a CDS encoding 2-dehydro-3-deoxy-6-phosphogalactonate aldolase: MNTAHAAAFDAAIEQTPLVAILRGLTGAEALAVGQALVDAGVRLAEVPLNSPDPLATIALLAGHFGDRLWVGAGTVLEVAQVEALAATGCRFCVSPNTNPDVIAAARAHGMEPMPGFSTATEAFAALAAGARYLKAFPAHDAAPRLSALSAVLPAQARLVAVGGFTTDALPALWQAGVRAVGIGTDLYRPGRAADEVGRRARHWLQALQAVPASGVRLVCDAGTLVGESPVVLADGRVAWVEPTAPALLQWDGEACTRTSLSEPVWSLALAPQGLVGNGETHFVRIAADGALQPGPAIDVGAGCRLNDMTVDAHGGLWAGSMHRGLLGGRGALFHAASVDAPVRRVAEGLGVANGMVFNPAGDTLYVIDTLARTLLAYPADVAAGTLGEPKVVTDFLGEAGKPDGLALSPQGTLWVAMWGGACVLELAANGAVQRRLAVPAPHVGALCFAPDGRLFITTARARLSPDALQRAPGSGGLFIATP, translated from the coding sequence ATGAACACCGCACACGCCGCCGCCTTCGATGCGGCCATCGAACAGACACCGCTGGTGGCGATCCTGCGCGGGCTGACCGGCGCCGAGGCCCTGGCGGTCGGCCAGGCACTGGTGGATGCGGGCGTGCGCCTGGCTGAAGTCCCGCTCAATTCGCCGGATCCGCTGGCCACCATTGCACTGCTGGCCGGGCATTTCGGCGACCGCCTGTGGGTGGGCGCGGGCACCGTGCTGGAGGTTGCCCAGGTCGAGGCGCTGGCGGCCACCGGCTGCCGCTTCTGCGTATCTCCCAATACCAACCCGGACGTGATCGCCGCCGCACGCGCGCACGGCATGGAACCGATGCCCGGCTTCAGCACCGCCACCGAAGCGTTCGCCGCGCTGGCCGCAGGTGCGCGCTACCTGAAGGCCTTCCCGGCGCACGATGCCGCGCCGCGCTTGTCGGCACTGTCGGCCGTGCTGCCGGCCCAGGCGCGACTGGTGGCGGTGGGGGGCTTCACGACCGATGCGCTGCCTGCGCTGTGGCAGGCCGGCGTGCGCGCGGTGGGCATTGGTACCGATCTTTACCGCCCCGGTCGCGCCGCCGATGAGGTGGGCCGGCGCGCGCGGCACTGGTTGCAGGCGCTGCAGGCGGTACCGGCCAGTGGCGTACGCCTGGTGTGCGATGCAGGAACGCTGGTGGGGGAATCGCCGGTGGTGCTTGCCGATGGTCGCGTGGCCTGGGTGGAGCCAACCGCGCCGGCCCTGCTGCAGTGGGACGGCGAGGCCTGCACGCGCACGTCGCTGTCCGAGCCGGTCTGGTCGCTGGCGCTGGCGCCACAGGGTCTGGTCGGCAATGGCGAAACGCACTTCGTGCGGATTGCCGCTGACGGTGCGCTGCAGCCGGGGCCGGCAATCGATGTGGGCGCCGGTTGCCGCCTGAACGACATGACCGTGGATGCGCATGGCGGCCTGTGGGCGGGGTCGATGCACCGTGGCCTGCTGGGTGGACGCGGGGCGCTGTTCCACGCGGCATCGGTGGATGCGCCGGTGCGGCGGGTGGCCGAGGGCCTGGGCGTGGCCAACGGCATGGTGTTCAACCCGGCCGGCGACACCCTGTACGTGATTGATACCCTTGCGCGCACCCTGCTGGCTTACCCCGCCGATGTGGCGGCGGGCACGCTGGGCGAGCCGAAGGTGGTCACCGATTTCCTGGGTGAAGCGGGCAAACCTGATGGCCTGGCACTGTCGCCGCAGGGCACCCTGTGGGTGGCGATGTGGGGTGGGGCCTGTGTGCTGGAACTGGCGGCGAATGGCGCGGTGCAGCGGCGGCTGGCCGTACCGGCGCCGCACGTGGGCGCGCTGTGCTTCGCCCCGGATGGGCGGCTGTTCATCACCACGGCGCGGGCGCGGCTGAGTCCCGACGCGTTGCAGCGGGCGCCCGGTTCGGGCGGGTTGTTCATCGCCACGCCCTGA
- a CDS encoding 2-dehydro-3-deoxygalactonokinase, which yields MSMHDNDAPIIGINWGSSNFRAFLIAADGRLLDSVEQPRSIAGLDRTQMQALLEQTAAAWPGAAAVYACGMVGSNIGWSDAGYADCPATPERLAAQLHHTCIGQIPVAIVPGLACRRTQDDAPDIMRGEETELLGLLATGVLPPDGLVALPGTHSKWVQLQGGAVVSFLTAMSGEIFDRLTAAGLLASVVDGPAAEGAAFFDGLQHGHAGGLGLGSLLFGARARVIRGELPRADGASWLRGVLIGAELADVRRLWPAALQAPLPMVGAAPVCALYAAAVHALGGSARTLLSHDAVTRGFLALHRATQAMP from the coding sequence ATGAGCATGCACGACAACGACGCACCGATCATCGGCATCAACTGGGGCAGCAGCAACTTCCGCGCCTTCCTCATCGCCGCCGATGGGCGGCTGCTGGACAGCGTGGAGCAGCCCCGCAGCATCGCCGGGCTGGACCGCACGCAGATGCAGGCGCTGCTGGAACAGACCGCCGCCGCCTGGCCGGGCGCCGCGGCGGTGTACGCGTGTGGCATGGTCGGATCGAACATCGGCTGGAGCGATGCCGGCTACGCGGACTGCCCGGCCACGCCAGAGCGGCTGGCCGCCCAGCTGCATCACACCTGCATCGGCCAGATACCGGTGGCCATCGTGCCTGGACTGGCCTGCCGACGAACGCAGGACGACGCGCCGGACATCATGCGTGGTGAAGAAACCGAACTGCTGGGCCTGCTGGCCACTGGTGTGCTGCCACCGGATGGGCTGGTGGCGCTGCCCGGCACGCACAGCAAATGGGTGCAGCTGCAGGGTGGGGCCGTGGTGTCCTTCCTCACGGCAATGTCCGGCGAGATCTTCGACCGGCTCACCGCCGCCGGGCTGCTGGCGTCGGTGGTGGACGGCCCGGCGGCGGAGGGAGCGGCTTTCTTCGATGGCCTGCAGCACGGCCATGCCGGCGGGCTGGGGCTGGGCAGCCTGTTGTTCGGTGCGCGGGCGCGGGTGATCCGTGGCGAGTTGCCACGTGCAGACGGTGCCTCGTGGCTGCGCGGCGTACTGATCGGCGCCGAGCTGGCCGATGTACGGCGGCTGTGGCCTGCGGCGCTGCAGGCACCGCTGCCGATGGTCGGTGCCGCGCCAGTCTGCGCGCTTTACGCCGCTGCCGTGCATGCCCTCGGCGGCAGCGCACGCACCCTGCTGTCCCACGATGCCGTGACACGCGGCTTCCTTGCCCTGCACCGCGCCACACAGGCAATGCCATGA
- the cls gene encoding cardiolipin synthase, whose amino-acid sequence MLFEWLLGSYLLLIDWLIRLVALCWIPARTTPGAARSWLLLVGFVPLLGLPLYLLFGHPWLSRERIRRQAEASQVIREEQALQRRLRWAPQPDTASAEIVPLVQRQGDFMPVHGNAVDLLTDYDESLHTLIADIDQAEDRVHLLYYLMFDDAVGEAIVEALQRAAARGVQCRVLLDAVGAKRGLRAYRKRLQARDIEVRAMLPGGLRWRRSGRMDLRNHRKIAVIDNEVAYVGSQNLAGPRFVPGHPNRELVARVRGPAVAHLEAVFASDWYIETGQRLDVIADVAVCADDIATQLLPSGPAYPFSNARDAVAALIHLARRRLVMVTPYFVPDEATLSALRIAALSGVQVQLILSASNNQRLTSWAQEAYYDELLRCGVQIALYEPQFLHAKHMSVDDDIAVLGSINMDIRSFALNAEIGLICYDRALVQQLCAIEDDYLRQSRLLDLEQWRRRAAWRRSREGIARLADALM is encoded by the coding sequence ATGCTGTTCGAGTGGCTGCTGGGTTCGTACCTGCTGTTGATCGACTGGCTCATCCGGCTGGTCGCGCTGTGCTGGATCCCCGCGCGCACCACGCCAGGCGCGGCGCGCAGCTGGCTGCTGCTGGTCGGCTTCGTGCCACTGCTGGGCCTGCCGCTGTACCTGCTGTTCGGCCACCCGTGGCTGTCGCGCGAACGCATCCGGCGCCAGGCCGAGGCGTCGCAGGTCATCCGCGAGGAACAGGCGCTGCAGCGTCGCCTGCGTTGGGCCCCACAGCCGGATACCGCCAGCGCCGAAATCGTGCCGCTGGTGCAGCGCCAGGGCGATTTCATGCCGGTGCACGGCAACGCGGTCGATCTGTTGACCGACTATGACGAATCGCTGCACACCCTCATTGCCGACATCGACCAGGCTGAGGATCGCGTCCACCTGCTGTACTACCTCATGTTCGACGACGCGGTGGGCGAGGCCATCGTCGAAGCGCTGCAGCGAGCCGCCGCCCGTGGCGTGCAGTGCCGCGTGCTGCTGGATGCGGTGGGTGCCAAGCGTGGGCTGCGTGCCTACCGCAAGCGCCTGCAGGCACGCGACATCGAAGTACGCGCGATGCTGCCGGGTGGCCTGCGCTGGCGCCGCAGCGGGCGCATGGACCTGCGCAACCATCGCAAGATCGCCGTGATCGACAACGAAGTGGCGTACGTCGGTTCGCAGAATCTGGCCGGCCCACGGTTCGTGCCCGGCCACCCCAACCGGGAACTGGTCGCGCGCGTGCGCGGCCCGGCGGTGGCCCATCTGGAGGCGGTGTTCGCCAGCGACTGGTACATCGAAACCGGGCAGCGCCTGGACGTGATTGCGGATGTCGCGGTGTGCGCCGATGACATCGCCACCCAGCTGCTGCCCAGTGGCCCGGCCTATCCGTTCAGCAATGCACGCGATGCCGTGGCCGCGCTGATCCACCTGGCGCGGCGCAGGCTGGTGATGGTCACCCCGTACTTCGTGCCCGACGAAGCGACGCTGAGCGCCTTGCGCATCGCCGCGCTGTCCGGCGTACAGGTGCAGCTGATCCTGTCAGCCAGCAACAACCAGCGGCTGACCTCGTGGGCGCAGGAGGCGTACTACGACGAGCTGCTGCGCTGTGGCGTGCAGATTGCCCTGTACGAACCCCAGTTCCTGCATGCCAAGCACATGAGCGTGGACGATGACATCGCCGTGCTCGGCTCGATCAACATGGACATCCGTTCCTTTGCGTTGAATGCCGAGATTGGCCTGATCTGCTACGACCGGGCGCTGGTGCAGCAGCTGTGCGCCATCGAGGATGACTACCTGCGCCAGTCGCGCCTGCTGGACCTGGAGCAGTGGCGCAGACGCGCGGCCTGGCGGCGCAGCCGGGAAGGCATCGCGCGGTTGGCCGATGCGTTGATGTGA
- a CDS encoding FAD/NAD(P)-binding protein has product MAYNRRMTDSPRNGELDLAIIGGGAAGVLVAIQVLRQARAPLALAIIEPASHVAQGIAYATPWPEHLLNVPAAKMSAFPDQPGDFLDYLQATHAYPGEAREVLGERYVSRHHFAAYLQQRLQDATAASPAQLQVIMQPVSALQPDSQGYRLSLGEGGTVHAAQVVIATGNSMRPLPVDGADALAAEDVVEAWDYDGVRTLAGTHALAIVGSGLSMADTVLALIAAGHSGPLHVISRHGLLPLPHAHGVLPDFDPVALMSMTLRQRVRALRGYARQAHADGQPWQGVMDRIRPHGQALWCSLDETDQRRFLRHVVRYWDVHRHRIAEAVDAQLQSLRASGQLHLHRSRLQRVWREGASLHLSGRDAAGGAQQWTVAAVVNATGVETRARALRNPLLQQLLADGVARPGPHGLGLDSSVPGDRLSSASGAAQARLGVLGSLRIGSLWESLAVPELRQQAQALATQVVALAATAMP; this is encoded by the coding sequence ATGGCCTACAATCGGCGCATGACTGATTCACCGCGTAATGGCGAACTGGACTTGGCGATCATCGGTGGTGGTGCGGCCGGCGTGCTGGTGGCGATCCAGGTGCTGCGCCAGGCCCGGGCGCCGTTGGCGTTGGCCATCATCGAACCCGCTTCACACGTGGCCCAGGGCATCGCCTACGCAACGCCGTGGCCGGAGCATCTGCTGAACGTGCCGGCGGCGAAGATGAGCGCGTTTCCCGACCAGCCCGGTGATTTCCTCGATTACCTGCAGGCCACCCACGCCTATCCGGGCGAGGCACGCGAGGTTCTGGGCGAGCGCTATGTGAGCCGCCACCATTTCGCCGCGTACCTGCAGCAGCGCCTGCAGGACGCGACGGCGGCCAGTCCGGCACAGCTGCAGGTGATCATGCAGCCGGTGTCCGCGCTGCAGCCGGACAGCCAAGGCTATCGGCTTTCGCTGGGGGAGGGCGGCACGGTGCATGCGGCGCAGGTGGTCATCGCCACCGGCAACAGCATGCGTCCGCTGCCGGTCGATGGTGCCGATGCGCTGGCCGCCGAGGATGTGGTCGAGGCCTGGGATTACGACGGCGTGCGCACGCTGGCGGGCACCCACGCACTGGCCATCGTCGGTTCCGGGCTGAGCATGGCCGATACCGTGCTGGCGCTGATTGCCGCGGGCCATTCGGGGCCGCTGCATGTCATCTCGCGCCATGGCCTGCTGCCGTTGCCGCATGCGCACGGCGTACTGCCGGATTTCGATCCCGTCGCGCTGATGTCGATGACTCTGCGCCAGCGTGTACGCGCACTGCGCGGTTACGCCCGCCAGGCGCACGCCGATGGCCAGCCCTGGCAGGGCGTGATGGATCGCATCCGCCCGCATGGCCAGGCGCTGTGGTGCAGCCTGGACGAAACCGACCAGCGCCGCTTCCTGCGCCATGTGGTGCGCTACTGGGATGTGCACCGCCACCGCATTGCCGAAGCGGTCGATGCGCAGCTGCAGTCACTGCGGGCCAGCGGCCAGCTGCACCTGCACCGTTCCCGCCTGCAGCGGGTCTGGCGCGAAGGCGCGTCGCTGCACCTGTCCGGCCGCGATGCTGCGGGCGGCGCGCAGCAGTGGACGGTGGCCGCCGTGGTCAACGCCACCGGTGTGGAAACCCGTGCCCGCGCGCTGCGCAACCCGCTGCTGCAGCAGTTGCTGGCCGATGGCGTGGCCCGCCCCGGGCCGCATGGGCTCGGCCTGGACAGCAGCGTGCCGGGCGACCGCCTGAGCAGCGCCAGCGGCGCGGCGCAGGCCCGGCTGGGCGTACTCGGCAGTCTGCGCATCGGCAGCCTGTGGGAAAGCCTGGCGGTGCCTGAACTGCGTCAGCAGGCGCAGGCGCTGGCCACGCAGGTGGTCGCATTAGCCGCGACGGCGATGCCGTAA